In a single window of the Gossypium hirsutum isolate 1008001.06 chromosome D02, Gossypium_hirsutum_v2.1, whole genome shotgun sequence genome:
- the LOC107942104 gene encoding receptor-like protein 35: MPLILLSLPILTSGTPTLIVVLGKESLVMLMAMSLALVLVTKTFQAASTPYSISIIFNTLILLETVERNNFNTTLFSYGFDKLQNLTHLNLSSSCFHGQIPVEISFLKRLVSLDLSNQYSCYLRYYTILDPYRGVYYYDPLPYELQQPLKLENPNFKTLIKNLRFLTELYLDGVNISSQSVKWCETTSLVLSNLRVLSLSNCGLKGPLCSSLSRLSFLSKLILDGNPISYSPPNFLEISSRLVSLSLRNCNLRGHFPTGILLSPKIQSIDISLNFQLMGQLPEFPANNALQSLSLFYTNFSGKLPLSIGNLEFLTNLELFGCNFFGPIPSSIANLSHLVNLDLSSNKLSGSIHSSLFTLPSLKILYLGENQLVGKIDEFPNASSSLIQELHIGNNYLTGTIPKSFLQLPRLEELYIGGNSFSSMKLDMFVQLKNLKDLELSKVSLLIESDNRSLTFPQLEGLELRSCNLTEFPEFIKRQDKLVDLDLSNNHIHGVVPNWLWKSSLSWADLSFNVIDFPKQLPLNDANFSFPVLRGLSLGSCNISAFPEFLKSQENLGYLDLSNNKISGAIPNWVWKKSLRHLYLANNHLSSLDQLLPNQSSTSSQTSLTRPICNLSQLRNFNASHNNLSGTIPNCLGKMNDLYLLDLQGNNFSGMLPKFSKASQLQILKISENRLEGKLPRSLAECTQLEVLDVGNNMMNDTFPFWLEKLPYLTVLILRENRFYGQIKHRFVFPTLDVLDIASNQFSGELSIDFLQPTRLRSLKIGGNKLEGKLSRSLANCKALEVLDLGNNMVHDTFPFWLEKLPSLKVLILRANRFYGTITKFDTKHGFPKLRILDIASNNFSGDLSIEFLQSLKAMMQLTNDDKAKLDYIGENYYQDSVTIFNKGIELFYEKILTTLTCLDLSSNSFHGRIPEEIKMLRSLKVLNLSYNSFSGEIPVAVQNLKDLESLDLSQNELSGKIPPQLTTLTFLEALNLSYNPLEGSIPQGNQFSTFSNDSYRGNPKLCGQPLSKKCNEDGLPVPPPPGEEEQSWLYYMSTWKIVLIGYGSGLVAGLCIGYTVLNELGNKWVDKFKKHGKRNRRRSREMTSVLLSFKSLHANSLRRKHRLAEQKLRKGEAYGEKELGEKEDVLLIELRCHGCAEECTASGGYLPVSLCR; encoded by the exons aaACAACTTTAATACCACTCTGTTTTCCTATGGGTTTGATAAACTCCAAAATCTAACTCATCTCAACCTTTCAAGCTCATGTTTCCATGGCCAAATTCCAGTGGAGATCTCATTCTTAAAAAGGTTAGTCTCTCTTGATCTATCCAATCAATATTCCTGTTATTTGCGATACTACACCATTCTTGACCCATATAGAGGCGTCTACTACTACGATCCATTGCCTTACGAACTTCAACAGCCTCTTAAATTAGAGAATCCAAACTTCAAGACATTAATCAAGAATTTGAGGTTTCTCACAGAGCTTTATTTGGATGGGGTAAACATTTCATCTCAAAGTGTTAAATGGTGTGAAACCACATCTCTTGTACTTTCCAACCTGCGTGTGTTGAGTCTGTCGAACTGTGGCTTGAAAGGTCCATTATGTTCTTCACTCTCAAGACTCTCTTTTCTTTCCAAACTTATCCTTGATGGGAACCCAATCTCTTATTCACCTCCCAATTTCTTGGAAATTTCCTCCCGTTTGGTTTCTCTCAGTTTGAGGAACTGCAATTTGCGTGGGCATTTTCCAACCGGAATTCTCTTATCGCCAAAAATTCAAAGCATTGACATTTCATTAAACTTCCAACTTATGGGTCAGTTGCCAGAATTTCCAGCAAACAATGCTTTACAGAGTTTGTCgcttttttatacaaatttcagTGGAAAACTACCCCTATCAATTGGTAATCTCGAGTTCTTGACTAATTTAGAGCTGTTTGGTTGCAATTTTTTTGGACCCATTCCATCGTCAATTGCAAATCTTAGTCACCTGGTGAACTTGGATCTAAGTTCAAACAAGCTTTCTGGATCAATACATTCTTCTTTATTTACTCTTCCATCGTTGAAGATCTTGTATCTTGGAGAAAATCAATTGGTTGGGAAAATTGATGAGTTCCCCAATGCATCTTCTTCTTTGATTCAAGAATTACATATAGGCAATAATTATTTAACAGGAACAATCCCGAAGTCATTCCTCCAACTTCCAAGGCTTGAAGAGCTTTATATCGGAGGCAATAGCTTCAGTTCCATGAAGCTTGACATGTTTGTCCAACTTAAGAACTTAAAGGATCTCGAATTATCCAAAGTAAGTTTGTTAATTGAAAGCGACAACAGAAGTCTTACTTTTCCCCAATTAGAGGGCCTAGAGCTAAGGTCATGCAACCTTACTGAATTTCCAGAATTCATTAAAAGGCAAGACAAGTTGGTTGACTTAGATCTTTCTAACAATCATATCCATGGTGTTGTGCCTAATTGGTTGTGGAAGAGCAGCCTTTCATGGGCAGACCTTTCTTTCAATGTGATTGATTTTCCAAAACAGCTTCCCTTAAATGATGCAAACTTCTCTTTCCCAGTGTTGAGGGGATTGTCTCTGGGATCTTGTAACATAAGTGCATTTCCGGAGTTCTTAAAGAGTCAAGAAAATTTAGGATATCTCGacctttcaaataataaaataagtggCGCAATACCAAACTGGGTGTGGAAGAAAAGTTTGCGGCATCTGTATCTTGCTAATAACCATCTCTCATCTTTGGACCAACTTCTACCCAATCAGAGTTCAACTTCTTCACAAACCTCCTTGACTAGACCTATTTGCAATTTGAGTCAACTTAGAAATTTCAATGCATCTCATAACAATTTGAGCGGCACGATTCCAAATTGCTTAGGCAAAATGAATGATCTCTATTTGTTGGATCTGCAAGGAAATAACTTCAGTGGAAtgttaccaaaattttcaaaagcatCCCAACTACAAATTCTCAAAATTAGTGAGAATAGATTGGAAGGGAAGTTGCCCAGATCATTAGCTGAATGCACTCAGCTTGAAGTTTTGGACGTGGGAAACAACATGATGAATGATACATTCCCTTTTTGGTTGGAGAAATTGCCTTACTTGACGGTTCTAATATTGCGGGAAAACAGATTTTATGGTCAAATTAAACATAGATTTGTTTTCCCAACTTTGGATGTGTTGGACATTGCTTCAAACCAGTTTTCTGGTGAACTATCCATTGATTTCCTTCAACCCACTCGACTAAGGTCACTCAAAATAGGTGGGAATAAATTAGAAGGGAAGTTGTCGAGATCATTAGCCAATTGTAAAGCACTTGAGGTTCTGGACCTTGGAAATAATATGGTTCATGATACATTCCCATTTTGGTTAGAGAAGCTGCCTTCCTTGAAGGTTCTCATTTTGCGAGCAAACAGATTCTACGGCACAATTACAAAATTCGACACGAAACATGGGTTTCCAAAGCTACGCATATTGGACATTGCTTCCAACAATTTTTCAGGCGACTTGTCCATTGAATTTTTGCAAAGCTTGAAGGCAATGATGCAGTTAACAAATGATGATAAAGCTAAGCTGGATTACATTGGAGAGAATTATTATCAAGATTCAGTGACAATTTTCAACAAAGGGATTGAGCTGTTTTACGAGAAAATCTTAACCACTCTTACTTGTCTTGACCTTTCCAGCAATAGTTTCCATGGGAGAATACCAGAAGAAATAAAAATGCTGAGGTCACTCAAAGTGCTAAACTTGTCCTATAATAGCTTCTCCGGTGAAATCCCAGTAGCAGTTCAAAACCTAAAAGATCTGGAGTCTTTGGATCTGTCACAGAATGAGCTATCAGGGAAGATTCCTCCACAGCTTACAACTCTAACTTTCCTAGAGGCACTGAACTTGTCTTACAACCCACTTGAAGGGAGCATACCGCAAGGCAACCAGTTCAGTACATTTTCAAATGATTCTTATCGTGGGAATCCAAAATTATGCGGTCAACCATTGTCCAAGAAATGCAATGAAGACGGTCTTCCAGTGCCACCGCCTCCAGGGGAAGAGGAACAGTCATGGTTATATTATATGTCAACTTGGAAAATTGTTTTGATAGGTTATGGTAGTGGTTTGGTCGCTGGGCTATGTATCGGATATACAGTGTTGAATGAGTTGGGAAACAAATGGGTTGACAAGTTCAAAAAACATGGGAAAAGAAACAGAAGAAGATCTAG GGAAATGACCTCTGTCCTTCTAAGCTTCAAGTCATTGCAT GCCAACAGTCTGAGAAGAAAGCACAGATTGGCAGAACAAAAGTTGAGAAAAGGAGAAGCATATGGTGAAAAG GAGCTTGGAGAGAAGGAGGACGTGCTCCTCATAGAGCTGCGTTGCCATGGCTGTGCCGAGGAATGTACTGCTTCAGGCGGTTATTTGCCAGTGTCCTTGTGCAGGTAG
- the LOC107942105 gene encoding receptor-like protein 7, which translates to METTHLCINMLYARHNPPSHPPNMNTLHSLISSLFLFSCFLSLVLSFSPPQTHLPMQCLDDQRAPLLQLQHHLYYAPNFTFSSKFDLWDPNTDCCSWEGVTCDAYGHVVGIGLSYKNLSGSFHSIFDLHHLQHLNLAGNNFNTTLFSYGFDKLQNLTHLNLSSSCFHGQIPVEISFLKRLVSLDLSNQYSCYLRYYTILDPYRGVYYYDPLPYELQQPLKLENPNFKTLIKNLRFLTELYLDGVNISSQSAKWCETTSLVLSNLRVLSLSNCGLKGPLCSSLSRLSFLSKLILDGNPISYLPPNFLEISSRLVSLSLRYCNLRGHFPTGILLSPKIQSIDISLNFQLMGQLPEFPANNALQSLSLFYTNFSGKLPQSIGNLKFLTNLKLFSCNFFGPIPSSIANLSHLVNLDLSSNKLSGSIHSSLFTLPSLKILHLGDNQLVGKINEFPNASSSLIQALDVSSNSLTGPIPKSILQLPRLERLYIGENSFSSMKLDMFVQIKNLKRLYLSNVSLLIESDNKSLTFPQLEGLELRSCNLTEFPEFIKRQDKLVDLDLSNNHIHGVVPNWLWKSSLSSLHLSFNVIDFPKQLTLSDSNFSFPMLRELSLESCNLSAFPEFLKSQENVGHLELSNNKISGAIPNWVWKKSLRYLFLANNHLSSLDQLLPNQSSTSSQTSLTRPICNLSQLRNFNASHNNLSGTIPNCLGKMNDLYLLDLQGNNFSGMLPKFSKATQLYILKVSENRLEGKLPRSLAKCTQLKVLDVGSNMINDTFPFWLEKLPALQVLILRENRFYGQIKHFKHKSIFPTLDALDIASNQFSGELSIDFLQPTRLRSLKIGGNKLEGKLSRSLANCTALEVLDLGNNMVHDTFPFWLEKLPSLKVLVLRANRFYGTISKNRYRTWVSKATHIGHCFQQFFRRLVH; encoded by the coding sequence ATGGAAACTACACATTTGTGTATAAATATGTTGTATGCCAGACACAATCCTCCTTCACACCCACCCAACATGAACACTCTTCATTCCCTTATTTCTTCACTCTTTCTCTTCTCATGCTTCCTTTCTCTTGTCTTGTCTTTTTCACCTCCTCAAACTCATCTCCCAATGCAATGCCTTGATGACCAGAGAGCTCCTCTGCTGCAATTGCAGCATCATCTTTACTATGCCCCTAATTTTACTTTCTCTTCCAAATTTGACCTCTGGGACCCCAACACTGATTGTTGTTCTTGGGAAGGAGTCACTTGTGATGCTTATGGCCATGTCGTTGGCATTGGTCTTAGTTACAAAAACCTTTCAGGCAGCTTCCACTCCATATTCGATCTCCATCATCTTCAACACCTTAATCTTGCTGGAAACAACTTTAATACCACTCTGTTTTCCTATGGGTTTGATAAACTCCAAAATCTAACTCATCTCAACCTTTCAAGCTCATGTTTCCATGGCCAAATTCCAGTGGAGATCTCATTCTTAAAAAGGTTAGTCTCTCTTGATCTATCCAATCAATATTCCTGTTATTTGCGATACTACACCATTCTTGACCCATATAGAGGCGTCTACTACTACGATCCATTGCCTTACGAACTTCAACAGCCTCTTAAATTAGAGAATCCAAACTTCAAGACATTAATCAAGAATTTGAGGTTTCTCACAGAGCTTTATTTGGATGGGGTAAACATTTCATCTCAAAGTGCTAAATGGTGTGAAACCACATCTCTTGTACTTTCCAACCTGCGTGTGTTGAGTCTGTCAAACTGTGGCTTGAAAGGTCCATTATGTTCTTCACTCTCAAGACTCTCTTTTCTTTCCAAACTTATCCTTGATGGGAACCCAATCTCTTATTTACCTCCCAATTTCTTGGAAATTTCCTCTCGTTTGGTTTCTCTCAGTTTGAGGTACTGTAATTTGCGTGGGCATTTTCCAACCGGAATTCTCTTATCGCCAAAAATTCAAAGCATTGACATTTCATTAAACTTCCAACTTATGGGTCAGTTGCCAGAATTTCCAGCAAACAATGCTTTACAGAGTTTGTCgcttttttatacaaatttcagTGGAAAACTACCTCAATCAATTGGTAATCTCAAATTCTTGACTAATTTGAAGCTGTTTAGTTGCAATTTTTTTGGACCCATTCCATCGTCAATTGCAAATCTTAGTCACCTGGTGAACTTGGATCTAAGTTCAAACAAGCTTTCTGGATCAATACATTCTTCTTTATTTACTCTTCCATCGTTGAAGATCCTGCATCTTGGAGACAATCAATTGGTTGGGAAAATTAATGAGTTCCCCAATGCATCTTCTTCTTTGATTCAAGCATTAGATGTAAGCAGTAATTCTTTAACAGGACCAATCCCGAAGTCAATCCTTCAACTTCCAAGGCTTGAAAGGCTTTATATTGGAGAAAATAGCTTCAGTTCCATGAAGCTTGACATGTTTGTCCAAATCAAGAACTTAAAGCGTCTCTACTTATCCAACGTAAGCTTGTTAATTGAAAGCGACAACAAAAGTCTTACTTTTCCCCAATTAGAGGGCCTAGAGCTAAGGTCATGCAACCTTACTGAATTTCCAGAATTCATTAAAAGGCAAGACAAGTTGGTTGACTTAGATCTTTCTAACAATCATATCCATGGTGTTGTGCCTAATTGGTTGTGGAAGAGCAGCCTTTCATCCTTACACCTTTCTTTCAATGTGATTGATTTTCCAAAACAACTTACTTTAAGTGATTCAAACTTCTCTTTCCCAATGTTGAGGGAATTGTCTCTGGAATCTTGTAACTTAAGCGCATTTCCGGAGTTCTTAAAGAGTCAAGAAAATGTAGGACATCTTgaactttcaaataataaaataagtggTGCAATACCAAACTGGGTGTGGAAGAAAAGTTTGCGGTATCTGTTTCTTGCTAATAACCATCTCTCATCTTTGGACCAACTTTTACCCAATCAGAGTTCAACTTCTTCACAGACCTCCTTGACTAGACCTATTTGCAATTTGAGTCAACTTAGAAATTTCAATGCATCTCATAACAATTTGAGCGGCACGATTCCAAATTGCTTGGGCAAAATGAATGATCTCTATTTGTTGGATCTGCAAGGAAATAACTTCAGTGGAAtgttaccaaaattttcaaaagcaacCCAATTATATATTCTCAAAGTTAGTGAGAATAGATTGGAAGGGAAGTTGCCCAGATCATTAGCCAAATGCACTCAACTGAAGGTTTTGGATGTAGGAAGCAACATGATCAATGATACATTCCCTTTTTGGTTGGAGAAATTGCCTGCGCTACAGGTTCTCATTTTGCGGGAAAACAGATTTTATGgtcaaattaaacatttcaaacataaatctATTTTCCCAACTTTGGATGCATTGGACATTGCTTCAAACCAGTTTTCTGGTGAACTATCCATTGATTTCCTTCAACCCACTCGACTAAGGTCACTCAAAATAGGTGGGAATAAATTGGAAGGGAAGCTGTCGAGATCATTAGCCAATTGCACAGCACTTGAGGTTCTGGACCTTGGAAATAATATGGTTCATGATACATTCCCATTTTGGTTAGAGAAGCTACCTTCCTTGAAGGTTCTCGTTTTGCGAGCAAACAGATTCTACGGCACAATTTCAAAAAATCGATACAGAACGTGGGTTTCCAAAGCTACGCATATTGGACATTGCTTCCAACAATTTTTCAGGCGACTTGTCCATTGA
- the LOC121214902 gene encoding receptor-like protein 33 translates to MATMTNDEKAKLDYIGENYYQDSVTIVNKGIEMFYQKVLAILTCLDLSNNSFHGRIPEEIQMLRSLRVMNLSNNGFSSEIPLALQNLKDLESLDLSRNKLSGKIPPQLTSLTFLAALNLSYNQLEGSIPQSNQFITFTNDSYRGNPKLCGLPLSRKCNEVGLPMPPPPVEDEDSWLNALSTWKIALIGYASGLVVGLCIGYTVLNELGNKWVYKFKRYLKQDMECTVVRFMKNVGNDPNKINPLVPVDLGDAMFHCY, encoded by the exons ATGGCGACGATGACTAATGACGAAAAGGCTAAGCTGGATTATATCGGAGAGAATTATTATCAAGACTCTGTGACAATTGTTAACAAAGGGATTGAAATGTTCTACCAAAAAGTCTTGGCAATTCTTACTTGTCTTGACCTTTCCAACAATAGTTTCCATGGGAGAATACCAGAAGAAATCCAAATGCTGAGGTCACTCAGAGTGATGAACTTATCCAACAATGGCTTCTCTAGTGAAATCCCATTAGCACTTCAAAATCTAAAAGACCTCGAATCTTTGGATCTCTCAAGAAACAAGCTGTCAGGGAAGATTCCTCCACAACTTACGAGTCTAACTTTCCTGGCAGCATTGAACTTGTCATACAACCAACTTGAAGGGAGCATACCACAAAGCAACCAATTCATTACATTTACAAATGATTCCTACCGTGGGAACCCAAAATTGTGTGGGCTGCCATTGTCAAGGAAATGCAATGAAGTTGGTCTTCCAATGCCACCACCTCCAGTGGAAGATGAAGATTCATGGTTAAATGCTCTGTCTACTTGGAAAATTGCATTGATAGGTTATGCTAGCGGATTAGTCGTTGGGCTATGTATTGGATATACAGTGCTGAATGAGTTGGGAAACAAATGGGTTTACAAGTTCAA GAGGTACTTGAAGCAGGACATGGAATGTACAGTTGTGAGGTTCATGAAGAATGTAGGCAATGATCCTAACAAGATCAATCCACTG GTCCCTGTGGATTTGGGGGATGCAATGTTTCACTGCTACTGA
- the LOC107942106 gene encoding receptor-like protein 11 produces MLADLDLRSCNISAFPEFIKTQDKLVDLDLSNNHIHGVVPNWLWKSSLSSLHLSFNVIDFPKQLTLSDSNFSFPMLRELSLESCNLSAFPEFLKSQENIGHLELSNNKISGAIPNWVWKKSLRVLNLANNHISSLDQLLPNQSSTSSQTSLARPICNLSQLRNFNASHNNLSGKIPNCLGKMNDLYLLDLQGNNFSGMLPKFSKATHLYILKVSENRLEGKLPRSLAECTQLEVLDVGNNKMNDTFPFWLEKLPYLTVLILRENRFYGQMKHRFVFPTLDVLDIASNQFSGELSIDFLQPTRLRSLKIGGNKLEGKLSRSLANCKALEVLDLGNNMVHDTFPFWLEKLPSLKVLILRANRFYGTITKFDTKHGFPKLRILDIASNNFSGDLSIEFLQSLKAMMQLTNDDKAKLDYIGENYYQDSVTIFNKGIELFYEKILTTLTCLDLSNNSFHGRISEEIQMLREDSSTAYNSNFPRGTELVLQPT; encoded by the exons ATGTTGGCAGACTTGGATTTGAGATCCTGCAACATAAGTGCGTTTCCAGAGTTCATCAAAACACAAGACAAGTTGGTTGACTTAGATCTTTCTAACAATCATATCCATGGTGTTGTGCCTAATTGGTTGTGGAAGAGCAGCCTTTCATCCTTACACCTTTCTTTCAATGTGATTGATTTTCCAAAACAACTTACTTTAAGTGATTCAAACTTCTCTTTCCCAATGTTGAGGGAATTGTCTCTGGAATCTTGTAACTTAAGCGCATTTCCGGAGTTCTTAAAGAGTCAAGAAAATATAGGACATCTTgaactttcaaataataaaataagtggTGCAATACCAAACTGGGTGTGGAAGAAAAGTTTGCGTGTTCTCAATCTTGCAAATAACCATATCTCATCTTTGGACCAACTTTTACCCAATCAGAGTTCAACTTCTTCACAAACCTCCTTGGCTAGACCTATTTGCAATTTGAGTCAACTTAGAAATTTCAATGCATCTCATAACAATTTGAGCGGCAAGATTCCAAATTGCTTAGGCAAAATGAATGATCTCTATTTGTTGGATCTGCAAGGAAATAACTTCAGTGGAAtgttaccaaaattttcaaaagcaacCCACTTATATATTCTCAAAGTTAGTGAGAATAGATTGGAAGGGAAGTTGCCCAGATCATTAGCTGAATGCACTCAGCTTGAAGTTTTGGACGTGGGAAACAACAAGATGAATGATACGTTCCCTTTTTGGTTGGAGAAATTGCCTTACTTGACGGTTCTAATATTGCGGGAAAACAGATTTTATGGTCAAATGAAACATAGATTTGTTTTCCCAACTTTGGATGTGTTGGACATTGCTTCAAACCAGTTTTCTGGTGAACTATCCATTGATTTCCTTCAACCCACTCGACTAAGGTCACTCAAAATAGGTGGGAATAAATTAGAAGGGAAGTTGTCGAGATCATTAGCCAATTGTAAAGCACTTGAGGTTCTGGACCTTGGAAATAATATGGTTCATGATACATTCCCATTTTGGTTAGAGAAGCTGCCTTCCTTGAAGGTTCTCATTTTGCGAGCAAACAGATTCTACGGCACAATTACAAAATTCGACACGAAACATGGGTTTCCAAAGCTACGCATATTGGACATTGCTTCCAACAATTTTTCAGGCGACTTGTCCATTGAATTTTTGCAAAGCTTGAAGGCAATGATGCAGTTAACAAATGACGACAAAGCTAAGCTGGATTACATTGGAGAGAATTATTATCAAGATTCAGTGACAATTTTCAACAAAGGGATTGAGCTGTTTTACGAGAAAATCTTAACCACTCTTACTTGTCTTGACCTTTCCAACAATAGTTTCCATGGGAGAATATCAGAAGAAATACAAATGCTGAG GGAAGATTCCTCCACAGCTTACAACTCTAACTTTCCTAGAGGCACTGAACTTGTCTTACAACCCACTTGA